A stretch of the Ptiloglossa arizonensis isolate GNS036 chromosome 1, iyPtiAriz1_principal, whole genome shotgun sequence genome encodes the following:
- the LOC143144564 gene encoding uncharacterized protein LOC143144564 has translation MERLAIDHQQIFYEQLPNWLHYRYDEYNYIKQNIGFALFGTQAVTEISDKRSQKNINKIYENIIKYNRRCSGTISIGVIYNVIFQHVVNNETVKKNNESTQEIEEICAVPVFKVKQYNNEILYIDHNARIYQSWSDYLSNNTLPQCVMVVPKDGVYQCNPGCEVTEHSSFVWLHTLMSPACGFTNTVLDNIDTASNILGVATAITLGVTSFLTPVGPILAGAGLITSGICGSWNLVRNSQKLIDRSNHNESINPLNRNALPIWLNITGTSLTLGASGGTMLLSKAIANGSNITTVAKTAFNSLIVGNLTINGISVAYQSCRLIDKYRENGMIDVSDIIVFSSSVLFFTNSVLTAKLAGEYMELSKGTVFEKFKNALRFNRFYKEYNRIKGFVTQERSGDITYEVKSISSIQNLMNSLKNLKLTFKIDKITVSGIRLIDPIVVTEWLLTVGLAKLNNKKYDSTSKYASEMITLTNLMSHLLQKFFCNRKNSKGQYTMDNKLNNVACFNEILTELKHINNAPDILKMIFKISEIMIQFSNKPEQLLHNAVFFVWQYCRANLEEYCKNSCFSYKNSNLDKWINETVTFIFDVIHVISFELYSAFRTYISNTEPLRMHYKI, from the exons aTGGAAAGACTTGCTATAGAtcatcaacaaattttttatgaaCAGCTTCCTAATTGGTTGCACTACCGTTATGATGAATACAattatataaaacaaaatattggATTTGCCCTTTTTGGTACTCAGGCAGTTACTGAAATATCTGATAAAAGATCACAgaagaatattaataaaatatatgaaaatataattaaatataacagAAGATGTTCAGGAACGATTTCTATTGGAGttatatataatgtaatattcCAGCATGTAGTAAATAATGAAACAGTAAAAAAGAATAATGAATCCACACAAGAGATTGAAGAGATATGTGCAGTGCCTGTGTTTAAAGTAAAACAATACAATAATGAAATATTGTATATAGATCATAATGCTAGAATATATCAAAGCTGGAGTGATTATTTAAGTAATAATACATTACCGCAGTGTGTTATGGTTGTACCAAAGGATGGAGTTTACCAATGCAATCCAGGATGTGAAGTTACAGAACATTCTTCGTTTGTATGGCTTCACACATTAATGTCACCTGCTTGTGGATTCACAAATACAGTTCTTGATAATATTGATACTGCTTCTAATATATTAGGAGTGGCTACAGCTATTACATTAGGGGTTACATCTTTTCTAACTCCTGTTGGACCTATATTAGCTGGAGCAG gtTTAATCACTTCTGGTATATGTGGTTCTTGGAATCTTGTTCGTAACTCCCAAAAGTTAATAGATCGGAGTAATCATAATGAATCTATTAATCCTTTAAACAGAAATGCATTACCTATCTGGTTAAATATAACTGGAACAAGTTTAACATTAGGAGCAAGTGGTGGGACCATGCTGTTATCAAAAGCTATTGCAAATGGTAGTAATATAACTACTGTAGCCAAAACAGCATTCAATTCATTGATAGTAGGTAATCTGACAATTAATGGGATAAGTGTAGCTTATCAAAGTTGTCGTTTAATAGATAAATACAGAGAGAATGGAATGATTGATGTTTCCGACATAATTGTGTTTAGTTCTTCAGTTTTATTTTTCACCAATAGTGTATTAACTGCTAAATTGGCTGGTGAATACATGGAATTATCTAAGGGTACTGTTTTTGAAAAGTTCAAGAACGCTTTGCGTTTCAATCGTTTTTATAAAGAGTATAATAGAATAAAAGGATTTGTGACACAAGAAAGATCCGGAGATATAACATATGAAGTTAAAAGTATTAGTAGTATACAAAATTTGATGAACAGTTTAAAAAACTTGAAACTAAcatttaaaattgataaaatcacAGTAAGTGGTATAAGACTAATAGACCCTATTGTAGTCACTGAATGGCTGTTGACAGTAGGTTTAGCAAAactgaataataaaaaatatgactCAACATCTAAGTATGCAAGTGAAATGATAACACTAACAAATTTAATGTCACATCTACTACAAAAGTTCTTTTGTAATAGAAAAAATTCAAAGGGACAATATACTATggataataaattaaacaatgttGCTTGCTTTAATGAGATACTCACAGAATTGAAACATATAAACAATGCACCagatattttgaaaatgatttttaaaattagCGAGATTATGATACAGTTTTCTAATAAACCTGAACAACTTTTGCACAATGCTGTTTTCTTTGTATGGCAATATTGTAGAGCAAATCTGGAAGAGTATTGTAAAAATTCATGTTTTTCTTATAAAAACAGCAACCTGGATAAGTGGATAAATGAAACTGTTACATTTATATTTGATGTTATCCATGTAATAAGTTTTGAATTGTATTCAGCTTTTCGTACATATATATCAAACACAGAACCTTTACGTAtgcattataaaatttaa
- the LOC143144620 gene encoding dynein regulatory complex subunit 2 — translation MIRKRKTKSNKLARMSEEERERYIQCRAESELEVKRRKQQLIATFTKNKLKREEAFSRLNIAKINEKWRFVLRQIKFREIYDNVKHLCESFDRIVKLKDRTICQLHNELKIADENHRRLEEVHIDLINNIIAKYRKKLKDLYNVYKLDNIKSNNLIELNLLQKYMKKNCKEIQSNISKRNKILSDEQSITKTQNAVNIHNVLFLEDDIASNLVYQSFVNMENLWEQLNKVLTEYERITKNKRKQYEYLKEQDNIHQLYILQYPKVHLQLQNVIDTLKHNIQTISLKKEEEIAKLKTKDIDIKERIKNIKQQFTAIQVVHLSQLKKLTMSSNNILWNLQRSMKRGSIILEMITICSVLEPFVFNLKKYFMQDSMPSSCDKIDIFWEQYNYMAANNILLKNKCKELSSENKKLRYKLHRYLITISGIPAMCPVASTSI, via the exons atgataagaaaaagaaaaactaaatCTAATAAACTTGCTCGAATGAGTGAAGAAGAACGTGAACGTTACATACAATGTCGTGCTGAATCTGAATTGGAAGTTAAAAGGCGTAAACAGCAATTAATTGCTACTTTCACtaaa AATAAATTAAAACGTGAAGAAGCATTTTCAAGATTAAATATAGCTAAAATTAATGAGAAATGGAGATTTGTATTACGACAAATAAAATTTAGGGAAATTTATGACAATGTGAAACATCTTTGTGAATCTTTTGATAGAATAGTCAAATTAAAAGATAGAACAATTTGTCAACTGcataatgaattaaaaatagCAGATGAAAATCATAGAAGATTGGAAGAAGTTCATATTGATTTAATCAACAATATaattg CAAAATacagaaagaaattaaaagacTTGTATAATGTGTATAAATTAGATAACATTAAATCTAATAActtaattgaattaaatcttttgcaaaaatatatgaaaaagaaCTGTAAGGAAATTCAGAGCAATATAAgtaagagaaacaaaattttaagcGACGAACAATCTATAACAAAAACACAGAATGCTGTTAATATTCATAATGTCTTATTTTTG gaGGATGACATAGCATCAAATCTTGTATATCAATCGTTTGTGAATATGGAAAATCTTTGGGAACAGTTAAATAAAGTATTAACCGAATATGAAAGAATAActaagaataaaagaaaacaatatgAGTATTTAAAAGAACAAGATAATATTCATCAACTGTATATACTACAGTATCCAAAAGTACATTTACAATTACAGAATGTTATTGATACTTTAAAACATAATATACAGACAATATCattaaagaaagaagaggaaattgCAAAACTTAAAACGAAAGATATAGATATAAAAGAgaggataaaaaatattaaacaacagTTTACTGCTATTCAAGTAGTACATTTATcgcaattaaaaaaattgaccaTGTCTAGCAATAATATTTTATgg AACTTGCAAAGAAGTATGAAAAGAGGTTCCATAATCCTTGAAATGATTACAATATGTTCTGTTTTGGAACCGTTCGTTTTTAAtctcaaaaaatattttatgcaaGATTCA ATGCCTAGCTCATGTGataaaattgatatattttgGGAACAATATAATTATATGGCAGCGaacaacattttattaaaaaataagtgTAAAGAACTTAGTTCAGAAAACAAGAAATTAAGATATAAGTTACATAGATATCTTATAACGATCTCTGGAATACCGGCAATGTGTCCAGTTGCTTCAACTTCAATTTAA
- the Thoc5 gene encoding THO complex subunit 5: MGKENDSDNSKKRRKSVSGNSGISLKDGDMYKVIISYEEKEATERLPENDSESFLSTCDSIRKAMNKIAKLKITGDINVKDEIRELQIQTSLAFIELKKLNRMEKFRTKFARDSLISSKSSVDSRHLHLQNLLYEVMHLKKEVIKCLQFKSKDELIQLVSEEEFHKQAPENICRPEITKNNPHQLRLARLEWELTQRKQLAALCDELTESKKAVASSIESKQSRLDNLAPQLHSILEASKPLQESLGLPLDKIRQEHHKATLLASPLYVLYAKASAYRDAYDNSIIVKVEGDEEEAKRANNQDGLQESDSDPETLSENVIEETPVHKKRHHRLSREARQEEKKSKLLQRHPLNVKIVIKLKNETKLTLQFFYIMFLKVVTVESKLKTESVGGISSGDMLVSESILRELYPRDLGLESPNPANCYQLSRHNLGQFSSLGLGIPYKWAQRMAGMHFVSPDMREQKFTSCEVMQDSVESVLREIKRRVKARLDLCTEIQQLESGNLPIFTNTNDVLPQKLNTILQKFTTISWNIYSTCTNPAFQQQGIVSSLDIFYEAILRRGNNELIARIAIKPDYPKIAPVFNISVNPMVPASVDILRDIEREVNVMWIKPPTLSAQLQRLRACFDIYLETENMIPKEKIFFHPVKGRTRARPYKYLELGGGIFIHR; this comes from the exons ATGGGTAAAGAAAATGATTCTGATAAttcaaaaaaaagaaggaaatcaGTTAGTGGAAATTCTGGAATATCACTTAAAGATGGAGACATGTAtaag GTTATAATCAGTTATGAAGAGAAAGAAGCTACGGAAAGATTACCAGAAAATGATTCTGAAAGCTTTTTATCAACTTGTGACAGTATACGTAAAGCTATGAATAAAATAGCAAAACTAAAAATCACTGGAGATATTAAT gTCAAGGATGAAATACGGGAACTTCAAATTCAAACATCATTGGCATTTATTGAACTTAAAAAGTTAAATAGAATGgagaaatttcgaacaaaatttgcAAGAGATTCTCTTATATCTTCAAAGAGCAGTGTTGATAGTAGACATTTgcatttgcaaaatttattatatGAAGTGATGCACTTAAAGAAAGAAGTTATTAAATGTCTTCAATTTAA gtCTAAAGATGAATTGATACAACTTGTTTCAGAAGAAGAATTTCATAAGCAGGCACCGGAAAATATTTGTAGACCA gaaataacaaaaaataatccTCATCAATTAAGACTAGCTCGTTTAGAATGGGAATTAACACAAAGAAAACAACTGGCTGCTTTGTGTGATGAATTGACAGAAAGTAAAAAGGCAGTAGCATCAAGTATAGAATCTAAACAATCTCGACTCGACAATCTTGCCCCACAACTTCATTCAATATTAGAA GCAAGCAAACCACTACAAGAAAGTCTTGGTTTACCATTAGATAAAATTAGACAAGAACATCACAAAGCAACATTACTTGCATCACCATTGTATGTTCTTTATGCAAAAGCATCTGCATATAGAGATGCATATG ACAACAGTATAATAGTAAAAGTGGAAGGTGATGAGGAAGAAGCAAAACGTGCAAATAACCAAGATGGATTACAAGAATCTGATTCTGATCCTGAAACTTTATCTGAAAATGTCATAGAAGAAACTCCTGTACATAAAAAAAGACATCATAGATTATCTAGAGAAGCTAggcaagaagaaaagaaatcaaAATTACTACAGAGACATCCATTAAATGTGAAAAtagttattaaattaaaaa atgaaacaaaattAACATTACAGTTTTTTTATATAATGTTTCTGAAAGTGGTCACTGTagaatcaaaattaaaaactgAAAGTGTTGGAGGCATTAGTAGCGg AGACATGCTTGTATCAGAATCGATTTTACGAGAATTATATCCACGAGATTTAGGATTGGAGAGCCCAAACCCTGCTAATTGTTATCAATTGAGTCGACATAATCTGGGTCAATTTTCATCACTTGGATTAGGAATCCCATATAAATGGGCACAAAGAATGGCTGGCATGCACTTTGTTTCACCTGACATGCGTGAACAAAAG TTTACAAGTTGTGAAGTAATGCAAGATAGTGTCGAAAGTGTATTGAGAGAAATTAAAAGACGTGTAAAAGCAAGATTAGATTTGTGCACAGAAATCCAACAATTAGAGTCTGGAAATTTACCAATTTTTACTAATACAAATGATGTTCTACCCCAAAAgcttaatacaattttacaaaaatttacaacaatatcgtggaatatttattcTACTTGCACTAACCCTGCTTTTCAACAGCAAGGAATAGTATCTTCATTGGACATTTTTTATGAAGCTATTCTTCGACGAGGGAACA ATGAATTAATTGCAAGAATAGCTATCAAACCTGATTATCCAAAAATAGCACCAGTATTTAACATAAGTGTAAATCCTATGGTACCAGCATCTGTAGATATTTTGAGGGACATCGAAAGAGAAGTAAATGTTATGTGGATAAAACCGCCAACATTATCTGCACAACTGCAACGATTAAGAGCATGCTTTGACATTTATTTGGAAACAGAAAATATGATaccaaaggaaaaaattttctttcatcctGTAAAAGGTCGTACTCGTGCTAGACCCTATAAATATTTAGAATTAGGTGGTGGAATTTTTATTCACCGATAG
- the LOC143144610 gene encoding sodium channel protein Nach: MKYNYKPSMRDLRFSIKYRSKEYLLENTLPGVPYFVDPTRPKWERITWFLLTVASIIATVVTIVIIWDKFQTEPTITGLDTMTEHINIDFPQIFLCFDWAQLNHSRLQKDEMYVYEQLYNWFWGKSIDLEMFERIFEHRNNMRRTFKMMAPNCNDIISNCAFRGTKEPCSKLFTNVIVSVGACCKFTILEPLKNADFPWNLQFETASSSFPWRLYLTQNIDLSPKPDERPLVKAYFPIDIEFVVEITYTTPDIRYLTLRQRECYYKQEGVSFNDCEINCLIEHLLTRCNCLPWFLSFTDKTECSLEKYSCLNDSSIDMNQCNCWLSCDHTSYCVKEILKSPKNVNQIMLKHWPSAFYKREMRFGYMDLLVSFGGIASLFLGYSLLVTVEMGYYFSLRTYCGAVIQSSRKRYNIITVHVVEKLPRKVGTDVHPEYYQYLD, encoded by the exons ATGAAGTATAACTACAAGCCATCGATGAGAGATTTGCGTTTCAGTATCAAATACCGCTCGAAAGAATATCTTTTGGAGAACACTTTGCCTGGTGTTCCATACTTTGTAGACCCTACACGACCAAAATGGGAAAG AATAACGTGGTTCCTTTTGACGGTTGCATCGATTATCGCAACTGTTGTTACAATTGTTATAATTTGGGATAAGTTCCAAACAGAACCaactataactggattggataCCATGACGGAGCATATTAACATCGATTTTCCTCAAATCTTTCTTTGCTTCGATTGGGCCCAACTAAATCATTCGCGATTACAGAAG GATGAAATGTACGTGTACGAACAACTCTACAATTGGTTTTGGGGTAAAAGCATTGATTTGGAAATGTTCGAGAGAATTTTTGAACATAGAAACAATATGCGGAGAACATTTAAAATGATGGCACCCAACTGTAACGATATAATCAGCAACTGTGCATTCAG AGGAACGAAAGAGCCATGcagtaaattatttacaaacgtaATCGTTTCGGTCGGTGCGTGTTGCAAATTCACTATTTTGGAGCCACTTAAAAATGCGGACTTCCCATGGAACCTGCAATTCGAAACTGCAAGTTCTAGCTTTCCTTGGAG GCTTTACTTGACCCAAAACATCGACTTGAGCCCAAAGCCAGATGAAAGACCGTTAGTAAAAGCTTACTTTCCTATAGACATTGAATTTGTTGTCGAAATAACATATACTACTCCCGATATTCGTTATTTAACCCTTCGGCAACGAGAATGCTATTACAAACAAGAGGGTGTAAGTTTTAACGATTGCGAGATCAATTGTCTTATCGAGCACTTACTCACTCGTTGCAATTGTCTACCATGGTTCTTATCGTTTACCGATAAGACAGAATGCTCACTTGAAAAGTATTCCTGCTTAAACGATTCTAGTATCGATATGAACCAATGTAATTGCTGGCTTTCTTGCGATCATACGTCGTATTgtgtaaaagaaatattaaaatcgcCAAAAAATGTTAACCAAATTATGTTAAAACACTGGCCGTCAGCTTTTTATAAGAGAGAAATGCGATTTGGTTACATGGATCTGCTTGTATCGTTCGGCGGTATTGCAAGTCTTTTCTTGGGATACTCTTTACTGGTAACTGTCGAAATGGGATACTATTTTAGTCTCAGAACTTATTGTGGAGCAGTGATTCAATCGTCTCGAAAAAGATATAATATTATAACTGTTCATGTGGTAGAAAAACTTCCGCGTAAAGTAGGCACGGATGTTCATCCGGAATATTATCAATATCTCGATTAA